The stretch of DNA ATCAATTCAAAAAGGCAAGACTTGATCTCAAACGAAAAGAGTCTGAAAGCAAACAAAAGCCAGTAGACGAGAACCAAATTAAACGGGGGATTAATAAGGACATGGTGAACATCAAGGCAATATTCAATGCAGCCGCGCAGAAGGGTATTATCCCTGAATCCCAGGTCCCCAAGTTCGAGTTTTACCGGGTGGAGCAGCAGCGGCTTCCTCAAACTTTGGATGAGCAGGAGATTCAGTCCATTGCAAGTCATCTGGATGGCGATGCTCTATTAGCGTTCTGGATTATTCGGTACACGGGCGCCAGAAGAGGGGAGGTCGCCCGCACCTCGATGAATGATCAAAGCGGTCTGCGATGGACCCACGTTGACTTGGAGAATAGTCGGATCCGTTTGCATGGCAAAGGCAAAGAAAAGTATGTGCCGATGCATCCCAGCCTTGCTGAAAAATTACGAGCTCGAATGACTGAATTGGGAGAGGCTTTTAATCAGGATAGTTTGATCATCAAGTTTCGTAAAGACACCCTGACGGCTTACTTCCGGGAGGCAATTAAGAAGGCGGGCATCAAAAAGAGAGGTGCAGTTCATATCCTGCGCCACACAGCCGCAACAGCGTTGTTGGATGCCGGCGCCAATCTGCGTGAAGTTCAGGAATTCCTGGGGTATTCTCGGGTAACCACCACCGAAATTTATACCCATATCAGCAAGGAGAAGCTGAAATCCAAAGTAGACCAGGCTTTCAAATAAAGCAATCCTGGACTAAAGCTGGACTAAAGAATGTCCCCAAATGGGTAAAATAGAGGTATTAAAAAAAGAAAAGAGCTCTGGAAATCCAGGGCTCTTTCTTGTTTTTCTTTAACTTACTTTGGCGGGGCCGACGGGGCTCGAACCCGCGACCTCTGGCTTGACAGGCCAGTGTGCTAACCAGCTGCACCACGACCCCAAAGAACGACATTTTTGAATTTTGAGCTGGTCCGCGATCTTCCGCCAGAAACCGGCGGATGTGTTAACCAGCTGCACCACGACCCCAACTACGTTTTCCCTGTGGGCAGTACTGGGTTCGAACCAGTGACCTCCTGCTTGTAAGGCAGGCGCTCTAAACCGGCTGAGCTAACCGCCCGAGCAATGTACTGGATTCCACCCAGTTCGCTTTCCGCATGAAGCATGAAGAATGAAGAATGAAATAGAAACGCCCGGATTTTAGCTATTTCTGCGGTTCGCGCTTTTTCGCTTTCCAGAAAATGGCGTAAGGAATGACCACACAATAACTAAAAACCAGCAGGATGGGGGCCAGTGTCAAAGACATGAAACTATCAGCCGGGCCCTGCGCCAGAAAGAAATAGCCGACAATCAGAATCAGAATCCCCAGTCCAAACAGCTTGTAGTTGTTGGCGGCCAGGTCTAAAAATTCGCCACCTTTGCGGACCGGTTTGCGGGTGGCTTTTTCGCGCTTTTCCTTCATAGGACAATAATGTAGTTATTTTTTAGTATTTAGTCAAGCTAATTTTCTTCGCTTGCTTTTATTTCGCATGGTTTGTATTTTGTTAACGACGAAAAACCACGTTGGTTCCTTATTTCATTCACTTGTTTCTTTTACGCATACGAGGGACAGCACGCAATGAAGAGAAGGGACTTTATCAGGAACAGCGCTCTGAGCACTGCGGCACTGGCCATAGCCCCGCACAACCAGACGAGAGAACGGAATATTCCCATCCTGGTCTGCAGCCGGGGTGAAGAGTGGGCCGCCAAAATCCTGCAGCCGGGCTGGCAGACCTGGCTTGATAAAAAAAATATGCTCGATGCGGTGGAGGCTGCGGCCAACGTGGTTGAACTGGATCCGGAGGACACCAGCGTGGGCTACGGCGGCCTGCCCAACGAAGATGGCGTGGTGGAGCTGGACGCCTCGGTGATGTCCGGGCCTTTACACCGCTGCGGCGCAGTAGCCGGCCTGCGTAACATCAAGCGCGCCTGTTCAGTGGCGCGGCTGGTGATGGAACGCTCCAACCACAGCATGCTCGTGGGCGACGGCGCACGACGCTTCGCCCTTGCGCACGGGTTCAAAGAGGAAGACTTGCTTACCGATAAAGCGCGCGAGACATGGTTGCGGTGGAAGGAAGATTTAAACAAGGATGATTTCTGGGGCGCACCCGATGCCCGGCCGACCGGCACTATCAACGTGCTCGGCGTTGACGATCAGGGCGATGTTTTCGGCATCACCACCACTTCGGGGCTGGCCTTCAAGATTCCCGGCCGCATCGGCGATTCGCCGATCATCGGCGCCGGATTGTACGTGGATAATACGATCGGCGCTGCCGGCGCCACCGGACGAGGAGAAGAGGTGATTCGAACCTGCGGCTGTTTTTTGGTGGTGGAAAAAATGAGACAGGGCCTTTCGCCACAGCAGGCTTGCGAGTTCGGCTGCCGGCGGATTCTTGAAGTGAATCAAAAGGTCAATTTCAATGTGAAATTCATTGCGGTGAATAAAAACGGCGAGGTGGGCAGCGCACAGCTGCAGGATCGCAAAAAAAGCGAATGTTCTTTTATTACAGCTATGGGTATCAAGTCAATTTTTTCGGCCGTTGTAAAGTAGTTTTTTCTTATCGCTGTTGTTTTAATACACCCCCTCTCAAGAGGGATGCTGAGACACAAGCCAGGTGGCTTGTGTCACGGCTTGGGCCATGAAAAATAATTGTGCTGCTGAGACACAAGCCGGGTTGCTCGAGCCACGGCTTGTGCTGCGATAATAAGATGTGATGCTGCGACACAAGCCACGTGGCTTGACCCACGACAAAGAATTGTGATGCTACGACACACAAGCCAGGTGACTTGTGCCACGGCTTGTGCTGCGACAGATAAGGGAATAATGGAAAAACCGTACAAACGACTGACTGAAACGGTCAAGTGCGCCGGGTGAGCGTCCAAACTGGCGCCAGGTGAACTGGCCGCAGCTTTGGAAAAGCTGCCCCCCATTAATGATCCACGTGTTCTCGTCGGTTTCAACACCTCTGACGATGGGGGAGTGGTACGTCTGACCGACGAGATTGCTCTGGTGCAAACAGTCGATTTCTTCACCCCCATTGTCGATGATCCCTATTGCTATGGCCAGATTGCGGCGGCCAACGCCCTCTCCGATGTCTACGCCATGGGCGGCAAACCCTATTGCGCCTTGAACATTGTCGGCTTTCCCAAAGATCTTTTCCCCATGGAAGTGCTGGCCGCCATTTTATCAGGCGGTCGGGATAAAACGGCCGAGGCGGACGTTGTCATCGTCGGCGGTCATACCATCAGCGATGCCGAGCTCAAGTATGGCCTGGCTGTTACCGGTCTGGTTCATCCGGACAAGATTTTGACCAACGCGGGCGCCAGACCTGGGGATGTTCTTTTTCTAACCAAACCCATAGGGTCCGGGACCATTACCACCCAACTGAAAGCGGGCAAGGGCTCTGCGGAGATGATTCGCAGCGCCTGCGAGGTCATGGGGCGGTTGAACAGAGCTGCGGCTGAGGCGTGTCAGCAAGTGGGCGTGCACGGCTGTACCGACATCACCTGCTTTGGTCTGCTGGGCCATGCCTTGGAATTGGCGCAGGCGAGTGGGGTTTCCCTGGTGCTTCACTTTGACGACATTCCGCTGCTGCCGGAAGCCACGAACAGCGTGCTCCAGGGCTTTGTACCCGGCGGCACGAGAGCCAATCGATTGCATGTGGCGCCTGATGTGGTCTATGATGTACGG from bacterium encodes:
- a CDS encoding N(4)-(beta-N-acetylglucosaminyl)-L-asparaginase — translated: MKRRDFIRNSALSTAALAIAPHNQTRERNIPILVCSRGEEWAAKILQPGWQTWLDKKNMLDAVEAAANVVELDPEDTSVGYGGLPNEDGVVELDASVMSGPLHRCGAVAGLRNIKRACSVARLVMERSNHSMLVGDGARRFALAHGFKEEDLLTDKARETWLRWKEDLNKDDFWGAPDARPTGTINVLGVDDQGDVFGITTTSGLAFKIPGRIGDSPIIGAGLYVDNTIGAAGATGRGEEVIRTCGCFLVVEKMRQGLSPQQACEFGCRRILEVNQKVNFNVKFIAVNKNGEVGSAQLQDRKKSECSFITAMGIKSIFSAVVK
- the selD gene encoding selenide, water dikinase SelD encodes the protein MEKPYKRLTETVKCAGUASKLAPGELAAALEKLPPINDPRVLVGFNTSDDGGVVRLTDEIALVQTVDFFTPIVDDPYCYGQIAAANALSDVYAMGGKPYCALNIVGFPKDLFPMEVLAAILSGGRDKTAEADVVIVGGHTISDAELKYGLAVTGLVHPDKILTNAGARPGDVLFLTKPIGSGTITTQLKAGKGSAEMIRSACEVMGRLNRAAAEACQQVGVHGCTDITCFGLLGHALELAQASGVSLVLHFDDIPLLPEATNSVLQGFVPGGTRANRLHVAPDVVYDVRLGDVEQFLLNDAQTSGGLLISVSEKKKAEMEQALLERGVLVACIGEVEPRRDAVIQVR
- a CDS encoding tyrosine-type recombinase/integrase; this encodes MRAFIRIVGGELAIEDVSSTHINQFKKARLDLKRKESESKQKPVDENQIKRGINKDMVNIKAIFNAAAQKGIIPESQVPKFEFYRVEQQRLPQTLDEQEIQSIASHLDGDALLAFWIIRYTGARRGEVARTSMNDQSGLRWTHVDLENSRIRLHGKGKEKYVPMHPSLAEKLRARMTELGEAFNQDSLIIKFRKDTLTAYFREAIKKAGIKKRGAVHILRHTAATALLDAGANLREVQEFLGYSRVTTTEIYTHISKEKLKSKVDQAFK
- a CDS encoding DUF3098 domain-containing protein, with the protein product MKEKREKATRKPVRKGGEFLDLAANNYKLFGLGILILIVGYFFLAQGPADSFMSLTLAPILLVFSYCVVIPYAIFWKAKKREPQK